The Natrinema saccharevitans genome includes the window GCGCTCGTCGTAGATCCCGCGGCCCTCGAGGTAGGTCTGGTGATCGGCCAGTTCGTCGGTGTCGATCACCTCGCCGTCCTCGACGGGCAGGGACTCCTCGCGTGCGCGCTCGGCGTCGAACCCGCCGTCGTCGTCCGTGAACAGCCGGCTCTGGCGGTGCCGGTCCCCGTCGTCTGCCATACCAGGAGTGGTCGCGCGACCCGTTTAAATACTCCTTTCGCGCTCCGCCGGCTCGAGCGCCGGGGGCCGTCCCCGTCGTTTTTGGCGGCCCCGTCCGAAGGGATCCGGTACGATGGTCCCCCTCGGAGACGCCGTCTCGCTGGCCGTCGGCGTCCTCGCGCTCTGGGTCGGCGCTCGCTTCCTCGTGACCGGAGCCTCGAGGATCGCCGGCGCGGCCGGGATCTCGGCGCTCGTCGTCGGGCTCACGGTGGTCGCCTTCGGCACGTCCGCGCCGGAGATCGTCGTCTCGACGGGGGCCGCCCTCGAGGGCCAGGGCGACGTGGCGGTCGGCAACGTCGTCGGCTCGAACGTGTTCAACCTGGGCGTGATCCTCGGGTTCGTCGCCGTCATCGCGCCGTTTCGCGTCGCCGAACCGCTGCTTCGACGGGACGTACTGGCGATGGCCGCCTCGACGGCCGTCGCGGTCGCCGTCCTCGCGAACGCCCTCGTCTCGCGGCTCGAGGGGGCCGTCCTCCTCGCGCTGCTCGCGTGCTATCTGGGCGCGCTCGTGATCGCGGTCAGGGGCGGGGACGAGGCTGGCGAACCGACGGGCGACTCGAACGGCGGAACCGACGACGCGGCCGCGTCCGTCACGGTCGACGGCGACGGGCGAGAAGTCCGCCTCGGCCTCGAGGCCGGCCGAACCGCGGCGGGGCTCGCGATCGTGATCGTCGGCGGGCGCGTACTGGTCGACGCCGCCGTCGGACTGGCCCTCTCGGCGGGAATCTCCGAATGGGTCGTCGGCGCGACGATCGTCGCGGCTGGCACGTCGCTGCCGGAGCTAGTGACCTCCGTCGTGGCCGCCCGCCGTGGCGATACCGGGATCGCCGCGGGCAACGTCGTCGGTTCGAGCGTCTTCAACGTGCTCGGTGTACTGGGGCTGGCCGCCACAGCCCGTCCGCTGACCGTCGATCCGGCGGTCGTTCTCGCGCTCGGGTGGCTCGCCGCCCTGACCGCGTTCGCAACGGTCGTCCTCGCAACGGGCCGGCAGCTGACCCGCCTCGAGGGGGCTGCCCTCGTCGCGGCCGGCGCGGGCTACTGGGCCGTCAGCGCCCTCCTCTGACGCCGCGGTGTCGTCGATCGGCGTCCCGAGTCGGGTGACACGAGTGTTAGCGAGGGCATATGAGGACACCGGCCCTTGGATGCGAGTATGAACATGCTCGTCGACGGCGAGTGGCGAACCGACGCCTACGAGTCGACGGACGACGACGGCTCGTTCGAGCGCCAGACGTCGCCGTTCCGCGACCGCGTCCGCGACGACCCAGACGCCCGGTTCCAGCCGGAGGCGGGCCGGTATCACCTCTACGTCTCCGACGCCTGTCCGTGGGCCCACCGGACGCTCGTAACGCGGGCGCTGAAGGGCCTCGAGGACGCGATCTCGGTCTCGATCGTCGACCCCTACCGGGACGAGGACGGCTGGCAGTTCACCCCCGAGAAGGAAGGGTGTACGCGCGATCACGTCCACGACGCCGATTCCCTGCGTGAACTGTACGTGAAAGCGGATCCCGACGCGACCTGTCGCGTCACGGTGCCGGTACTGTGGGACACCGAGGAAGGAACCATCGTCAACAACGAGTCCGAGGAGATCATGCGGATGCTCGACACCGAGTTCGACGAATACGCTCGGCGGGACGTGGATCTCTATCCCGAGGGCTACCGGAACGAGGTGGACCGGATCATCGACGACATCTATGACCCGATCAACAACGGCGTCTACCGGGCCGGCTTCGCGACGAAGCAGGGACCCTACGACGAGGCGGTCGACGCCCTCTTCGCGGCGCTTTCCCACTGGGACGAGGTGCTGGCCGACCAGCGCTACCTCGCGGGCGACCGGCTGACCGAGGCCGACATCGCGATGTTCACGACGCTCGTCCGGTTCGATAACGTCTATCACACGCACTTCATGTGTAACGTCCAGTACATTCGCGAGTACGACAACCTCTGGCCGTACCTCCGCGACCTCTACCGAACGCCCGGCGTCGCCGAGACGGTGAACATGGCCCACATCAAAGAACACTACTACACGACCCACCCGGACGTCAACCCCCACCGAATCGTCGCCAGGGGTCCGGACGTAGACTTCGAGCAACCCCACGACCGCGACGACCTCCCCGGCGGCCCGCCGTCGGATCTGGTCGCGGCCGCCAGCGCCGACGACTATAGTAGCTCTTGAAAGTCAACGCACACCCGATCGCAGGACAGCGTTGTGATCGGTGTGTAAATCGTTTCAAGAGCTACTATAGGTCGTCCCCGAGCAGAAGAGAAATCTTGCGGCGTCAGGACTCCGCAGTCGCCTGTTCGGTTTCGTCCCCGGACTCGGTATCGTCCGCTACGTCGTCGTCTTCGGCGTCGTCCGCGTCTGCCGCTGCGGATTCCGCCTCGGCGGCGGCCGCACGGTCATCGGGGGTACGGCCGGTGTCGCGCCGCCAGTCCTCGAAGCTGTGGCCGAACTCCTCCTCGGAGACGAACACTTTCCAGAGGATCCAGACCGGGATCAAGACTGGAATCAGCGGGAGCAAGACGATCACGAGTACCGCGGCCATAATATAGCCGAACAGGGACATCTGGGTGTTGGGCCCGTACCCCGTCGACTCGGACACCTTGACTGACATATGCGATCGTACGAACGTATCGGTGTTCGGTCTTTCGATTCGGCGGGTCCTCGCCGCCGTCGTTCTACTCGCCGTCCAGCACTGCCTCGGCGTCGTCTTGCGGCCGATACTGAAGCGCTTGCATGGTCTCGGACAGCGAGAGGAACCGCTCCGAGTTGTCGGAGATTCCGTGTGCGACGAGCGGCGATCCCTCGAGCGTCGCCGTCGCGGCCGCCTCGAGCAGCCGTCGACAGTCGCCGGGACTGAGCCACATCGCGCGGGCGTAGCGCTCGCCGGCCCCGTCGCGCTCGCGACACTCCGCGCGGAGTTGCTCGCGGCTGAGCAGCCAGCCGATCCGCAGGTTCACCACCTCGAGCCCGTGGCGCGTCGCGTAGTACGACCCCAGCGCCTCGCCGAAGACCTTCGTGACGCCGTAGTAGGTGTCGGGATCGGTCGGACCGCCCGGCCGAACGATCTCCGGTTTGCCGACCGTCGACTCCGGCCGGATCCCCGAGACGACGTTTCGCATGTTGACCGCGTGGTTCGAACTCGCGAAGACCACCCGCTCGAGGTCGTTCTCGGCGGCCGCCTCGAAGGCGTTGTAGACGCCGTCGACGTTCGGCTCTCGGACCGCGTCCCACTCGGCCCGCGGCGAGGGGTTGGCCGCGAGGTGGAGCAGGACATTCTGGCCCGCGAGCGCCTCGAGAAACGCCTCGCGATCGGTTATCTCGAGGGTTTCGGACTCGAGATCCGAGGTCTCGTGGTGGGTAAACAGCGCGAGGTCGTGGTCGTCGTCGGAGAACGCGTCGATTGCCTTTCGGCCGACGTTGCCCGCCGCGCCGGTGATGGCGACGTTCGTCATACGAGGTGGACGGCCACCGGTGCAAAATAGGTCGGGCCGGCGTCTTCTTGCCGAGTCGTGTGCGCCGCTGCGAGTAATCCGGACGCCGGAGACGCGGACACAACGCCCTCGAAAGCCCCTCTCGCTCTGGATTCCCGGGGCTCGCTGTGCGCCTCGGTCGCTCGCTTCGCTCACTCCCTACGGTGCTTGCGTCGTCCGGGCTCGGCCAGAGCGCGAGCCCCTTTCGTTCCCGCCCGCCGTGCGGCCACAGATCGCCGTCGTCCCGCTGCGTCGCATGACCGACTGGCCCAGCGCGGTGAACTCGCCGCCGGCCGCGCCGGGGCCGACTTCGGCCCACCGGAGCATGTGAAAGGCGGTCGTGTCGGCCGTCGGGATCACGGTGGCGGTCGTCGCGTCGACGCCGTCGGGCAGCGAGACGAGCCGATCGCCCTCGAGGATCCAGCGGTCGTGGCGATTGATCGCGCAGGCCGCGACGTCGACGGCGGCTTCGCCCGGGCCGGACTCGTCGCGCTCGATCGTCCGCACTCCCTCGGGGCCGATCAGGTCGGTGAAGGCTGCGGCTCGCATCGAGTTTCGGACCGGTCCCGAGGAGAAAGACCCTGGGGAAGGCGGAACCCACGTCGAGCGCGGATCGGCGGGTTTGGGACCGCCGGCCCAGCCCTTTTTCCCCGTCGGCCGTAGGTGTACCCGTGACAGCGCCCACGACGTGGGAGGTCGAACTCCGCGTCCCCGACGACGCCGACCTCGAGGCCGCCGGCGAGTCCCGAACCATCGACGTCCGCGAGGACGAGGCGATCCTCGCGGCGGCCCGCCGGGCGGGGCTGTGGCTCTCCGCGGACTGCCAGCAGGGCTGGTGTATCACCTGCGGCGCGCGACTGCTCGAGGGCGAGGTCGACCACAGTAACGCGAAGCGGTACTACCCCGAGGACGAGGCCGAGAACTTCGTGTTGACCTGTGTCGCCCGGCCACGCGCCGACTGCGTCGTCGTGGTCGAACAGTACGACGAACTGCTCCGCCATCGCGCCGACCACGACAGGCCGCCGGGGCGGTCGAAGCTCGGCTATAGTAGCTCTTGAAAGAGGGTGTCATAGAACGAGTAGCACACCAAAGAGCAGGGTGAACGCTGTGGTGGATGAGCCCAGCGACCCTGCAAGATGATCCTTCGGTAGAGACGTTCTTCAATGTCGTGGAGACAGAGACGCTCGCGTTGTTTGAGCACCTTTCATTCTGCTCTGTTGAACAGCGGTCTAATCAGCCGATATCACTGGCTTAGAAGGATGAAGCCGAGGAATTCGATTCTGTCCTATGGAAATCGATCTCCTCGACTTCATTGAGCAGTGTCGTGACCTAGCCAAACAAGCGTTGGGGAAGCACGCGGGCGAGCCCGCCAGCGGCGGGTTCGCCCGCTGGGTCCATGTCGTCCTACACTGTTTTCGGCTCGAAGAAGGCCACAGCTACCGTGAAACGCCGAATCGGTTGAAGTATATGACCGAGGTTTGTGACGTGCTCGGTCTCGATCGAGAGAACCTCCCCGACTACAGCACGATCTACAAGTCGTTCGACCGGCTGAAAATGTGGGTGTGGCGGGCGTTGCTGCGCGTTTCAGCGCAGCAACACCCGCAGTCTGGCCACGCTGCTCTCGACAGCACGTTCTTTGACCGCCGCCGTTCATCGTCGTACTTCCGCCAGCGGTCAGGAAATACCGTGCAGACGCTGAAAGTGACGACATTAACTGATATAGAGTCGCTCGCTGTTCTTGATGTCCATATCACAGCACGGTGGAAGCACGATACGAAGACTGGACCGCAGGTCGTCCGCCGAAACGCGGACGACCTGCAGTCCGTGGTTGCCGACAACGGGTTCCAAGACTGGCACACTGAGTACGAAATCTCTGCACTTGACGTTGAGTACCTTGTTCACTACCGCGGCTCATCGCCGAATGCAGTCGTGAACAACGCGCTCATCCGGGCAAAAGGTTACTCTCAGCGCTGGATGGCCG containing:
- a CDS encoding IS5 family transposase; protein product: MEIDLLDFIEQCRDLAKQALGKHAGEPASGGFARWVHVVLHCFRLEEGHSYRETPNRLKYMTEVCDVLGLDRENLPDYSTIYKSFDRLKMWVWRALLRVSAQQHPQSGHAALDSTFFDRRRSSSYFRQRSGNTVQTLKVTTLTDIESLAVLDVHITARWKHDTKTGPQVVRRNADDLQSVVADNGFQDWHTEYEISALDVEYLVHYRGSSPNAVVNNALIRAKGYSQRWMAETSYSTTKRSLGDAVRALGWYRQFRKIVLMFTLINIESLCEPL
- a CDS encoding DUF7535 family protein; translated protein: MSVKVSESTGYGPNTQMSLFGYIMAAVLVIVLLPLIPVLIPVWILWKVFVSEEEFGHSFEDWRRDTGRTPDDRAAAAEAESAAADADDAEDDDVADDTESGDETEQATAES
- a CDS encoding 2Fe-2S iron-sulfur cluster-binding protein; amino-acid sequence: MTAPTTWEVELRVPDDADLEAAGESRTIDVREDEAILAAARRAGLWLSADCQQGWCITCGARLLEGEVDHSNAKRYYPEDEAENFVLTCVARPRADCVVVVEQYDELLRHRADHDRPPGRSKLGYSSS
- a CDS encoding NAD-dependent epimerase/dehydratase family protein, which gives rise to MTNVAITGAAGNVGRKAIDAFSDDDHDLALFTHHETSDLESETLEITDREAFLEALAGQNVLLHLAANPSPRAEWDAVREPNVDGVYNAFEAAAENDLERVVFASSNHAVNMRNVVSGIRPESTVGKPEIVRPGGPTDPDTYYGVTKVFGEALGSYYATRHGLEVVNLRIGWLLSREQLRAECRERDGAGERYARAMWLSPGDCRRLLEAAATATLEGSPLVAHGISDNSERFLSLSETMQALQYRPQDDAEAVLDGE
- a CDS encoding calcium/sodium antiporter, yielding MVPLGDAVSLAVGVLALWVGARFLVTGASRIAGAAGISALVVGLTVVAFGTSAPEIVVSTGAALEGQGDVAVGNVVGSNVFNLGVILGFVAVIAPFRVAEPLLRRDVLAMAASTAVAVAVLANALVSRLEGAVLLALLACYLGALVIAVRGGDEAGEPTGDSNGGTDDAAASVTVDGDGREVRLGLEAGRTAAGLAIVIVGGRVLVDAAVGLALSAGISEWVVGATIVAAGTSLPELVTSVVAARRGDTGIAAGNVVGSSVFNVLGVLGLAATARPLTVDPAVVLALGWLAALTAFATVVLATGRQLTRLEGAALVAAGAGYWAVSALL
- a CDS encoding glutathione S-transferase family protein, which produces MNMLVDGEWRTDAYESTDDDGSFERQTSPFRDRVRDDPDARFQPEAGRYHLYVSDACPWAHRTLVTRALKGLEDAISVSIVDPYRDEDGWQFTPEKEGCTRDHVHDADSLRELYVKADPDATCRVTVPVLWDTEEGTIVNNESEEIMRMLDTEFDEYARRDVDLYPEGYRNEVDRIIDDIYDPINNGVYRAGFATKQGPYDEAVDALFAALSHWDEVLADQRYLAGDRLTEADIAMFTTLVRFDNVYHTHFMCNVQYIREYDNLWPYLRDLYRTPGVAETVNMAHIKEHYYTTHPDVNPHRIVARGPDVDFEQPHDRDDLPGGPPSDLVAAASADDYSSS